One part of the Lycium ferocissimum isolate CSIRO_LF1 chromosome 8, AGI_CSIRO_Lferr_CH_V1, whole genome shotgun sequence genome encodes these proteins:
- the LOC132066825 gene encoding uncharacterized protein LOC132066825, whose product MNNLRMVFGFAIFFMMVANHVIAANISDSKISCKTLCRLTCILSAQPVICNHACTKRCTIPRIYQAMTHNTSCYENCANVNTDEKKMEGCFDDCTTKYYKSKRSIVN is encoded by the exons ATGAATAATCTCAGAATGGTGTTTGGATTtgcaatatttttcatgatggTAGCAAATCATGTTATTGCAGCAAATATTAGTGACAGTAAAATATCTTGCAAAACCTTATGCAGACTTACATGTATTCTTTCTGCTCAACCTGTCATCTGCAATCATGCTTGCACAAAAAGATGCACAATTCCTAGAATTTATCAAGCTATGACTCATAACACTAGTTGTTATGAGAACTGCGCCAATGTCAACACAG atgaaaagaaaatggaaggcTGCTTCGACGATTGtacaaccaaatattacaaGTCAAAAAGGAGTATTGTAAATTAA
- the LOC132067977 gene encoding ABC transporter G family member 5 isoform X2 produces the protein MKKQGCEIEAIGINYTIYTQKRDTPFNFFRRNQHHKCSSGVQELHEVKELEKGNNPKATRHVLKDVNCRAKSGEILAIVGPSGAGKSTFLEVLAGKIEPESGSIFVNQKPVDKARFKKISGYVTQKDTLFPLLTVQETLSFSANLRLKLPAKELNSRVKCLIQELGLQHVAGARIGDDRIRGISGGERRRVSIGVELIHDPGVLILDEPTSGLDSTSALQIIDMLKTMAVTRGRTIILSIHQPCFRIMKLFNSILLLANGAILHHGTIEQLSLRLILMGLQLPLHVNILEFAIESIDIIQKQSHTLLPQSTLMIKNSGKFTLQQLFQESKLIDEESMPMPIHDDFPSGFANSRLQEIVILTIRFWKIIYRTKELFGCKTLQMLVSGLVLGSIFYNLDQNLVGAQARVGLFAFILTYLLSSTTEALPIFLQEREILMKETSCGSYRVSSYVIANSLVYLPFLLILALLFSTPLYWMVGLKKQFMAFMHFLLLIWLILYTANSVVVCCSALVPNFIIGNSLVCAVIGSCALFSGYFVSKNEIPNYWIEMHYVSLFKYPFEGFLINEFSGSGKCLQYMFGMCLASGEQVLKEEGYGGEGSRRKNLLIMVCFILLYRFISYVILRIRCSQGGGFKKILISR, from the exons ATGAAGAAACAAGGTTGTGAAATTGAAGCAATAGGCATCAACTACACAATCTATACACAAAAAAGAGATaccccttttaatttttttcgcagaaaccaacatcacaagtgtTCTAGTGGAGTTCAAGAATTGCATGAAGTGAAAGAATTGGAAAAGGGAAATAATCCAAAGGCTACAAGGCATGTGCTTAAGGATGTGAATTGCAGAGCAAAATCAGGTGAAATTTTAGCCATTGTTGGTCCAAGTGGTGCTGGAAAGTCTACTTTTTTAGAAGTTTTAGCAGGCAAGATTGAGCCAGAAAGTGGATCCATTTTTGTGAACCAAAAACCAGTAGATAAAGCAAGGTTCAAGAAGATTTCGGGCTATGTTACACAAAAGGACACTCTATTTCCTCTGTTAACAGTTCAAGAAACTTTAAGTTTTAGTGCAAACCTTAGACTTAAACTTCCTGCTAAAGAATTGAATTCAAGGGTCAAGTGTTTGATTCAAGAACTTGGCTTACAACATGTTGCTGGTGCAAGGATTGGTGATGATCGAATTCGAGGGATTTCAGGTGGTGAAAGGAGGAGAGTTTCCATTGGAGTTGAACTAATCCATGACCCTGGAGTCTTGATTCTTGATGAGCCAACTTCAG GTCTTGACAGTACTTCAGCATTGCAGATCATTGACATGCTTAAAACCATGGCTGTTACTCGTGGTAGAACGATAATTCTTAGTATTCATCAGCCATGTTTCAGGATCATGAAGTTGTTCAATTCCATCCTACTTTTGGCTAATGGTGCAATCTTGCATCATGGAACCATTGAACAACTTAGTTTAAGGTTGATCCTAATGGGATTACAACTTCCCCTTCATGTTAACATCCTGGAATTCGCCATCGAATCGATCGATATAATCCAGAAACAAAGCCACACATTGCTGCCTCAATCAACACTCATGATAAAGAATTCAG GTAAGTTCACTTTGCAGCAACTTTTTCAAGAATCTAAGCTAATTGATGAAGAGTCTATGCCTATGCCTATCCATGATGATTTCCCAAGTGGTTTTGCAAATTCAAGATTGCAAGAGATTGTGATTCTTACTATAAGATTTTGGAAAATCATATACAGAACAAAGGAGCTTTTTGGTTGTAAGACACTACAAATGTTAGTCTCAGGGCTTGTGTTAGGATCGATATTTTACAATCTTGACCAAAATTTAGTTGGAGCACAAGCAAGGGTAGGCCTATTTGCCTTCATCTTGACATATTTGTTGTCAAGCACAACAGAAGCATTACCAATATTCTTGCAAGAAAGGGAAATACTAATGAAAGAAACTTCTTGTGGGAGCTATAGAGTTTCATCATATGTCATAGCAAACAGCCTTGTCTACTTGCCATTTTTGCTCATTCTCGCATTGCTTTTTTCAACCCCATTATACTGGATGGTTGGTTTGAAAAAGCAGTTTATGGCATTCATGCACTTTTTGCTACTAATTTGGCTGATTTTATACACAGCAAACTCAGTTGTTGTTTGCTGTAGTGCCTTAGTACCAAATTTCATCATTGGGAACTCATTGGTTTGTGCTGTGATCGGATCATGTGCTTTGTTCTCTGGATACTTTGTTTCAAAAAATGAGATTCCAAATTATTGGATTGAGATGCATTATGTGTCACTTTTTAAGTACCCTTTTGAAGGGTTCTTGATTAATGAGTTTTCTGGTTCTGGAAAGTGCTTGCAATACATGTTTGGGATGTGTTTGGCTAGTGGTGAACAAGTGCTTAAAGAAGAAGGATATGGTGGTGAAGGAAGTAGAAGGAAGAATTTGCTCATTATGGTTTGTTTTATCTTGCTTTACAGGTTCATTTCTTATGTAATTCTTAGAATTAGATGTTCTCAAGGAGGAGGATTCAAAAAGATCCTCATTTCAAGATGA
- the LOC132066824 gene encoding NAC domain-containing protein 104-like, whose protein sequence is MMMEDQRVGDLPPGFSFDPTDEELVLYYLKSKLAASNLPLYPSINIPVLDFSSSDPWELNERALWSKNKWYFFSQVKENIRATAKGYWKELNMSEPIILISCGEKIVGIKEYFVYYISNIHEEVQTSWIMEEFHLSSNNSFKKRENEKLSEWVLCRVHESINDSQGKNCDDEVELSALDEVFLSMDYDQEEEEISFPY, encoded by the exons ATGATGATGGAGGATCAAAGGGTTGGTGATCTTCCTCCAGGATTTAGCTTTGATCCAACGGATGAAGAGCTTGTGTTATATTATCTCAAAAGTAAATTAGCTGCAAGTAATTTGCCGCTCTACCCAAGCATCAATATTcctgttcttgatttttcttcttctgatCCTTGGGAACTCAATG AGAGGGCTTTGTGGAGCAAAAACAAGTGGTATTTCTTCagccaagtgaaggaaaatattcGAGCTACTGCAAAAGGATATTGGAAGGAACTAAATATGAGTGAGCCAATTATACTCATAAGTTGTGGAGAGAAAATAGTAGGAATAAAAGAGTACTTTGTGTACTATATTAGTAATATTCATGAAGAAGTACAGACTagttggattatggaagaattTCACCTCTCTAGCAATAATTCCttcaagaagagagaaaatgagaagcTATCG GAATGGGTTCTATGTAGAGTACATGAATCGATCAACGATTCTCAAGGCAAAAATTGTGATGATGAAGTTGAGCTCTCAGCTTTGGACGAAGTTTTTTTATCAATGGATTATGATCAAGAAGAGGAGGAAATAAGTTTtccatattaa
- the LOC132067977 gene encoding ABC transporter G family member 5 isoform X1, which produces MKKQGCEIEAIGINYTIYTQKRDTPFNFFRRNQHHKCSSGVQELHEVKELEKGNNPKATRHVLKDVNCRAKSGEILAIVGPSGAGKSTFLEVLAGKIEPESGSIFVNQKPVDKARFKKISGYVTQKDTLFPLLTVQETLSFSANLRLKLPAKELNSRVKCLIQELGLQHVAGARIGDDRIRGISGGERRRVSIGVELIHDPGVLILDEPTSGLDSTSALQIIDMLKTMAVTRGRTIILSIHQPCFRIMKLFNSILLLANGAILHHGTIEQLSLRLILMGLQLPLHVNILEFAIESIDIIQKQSHTLLPQSTLMIKNSAFAGKFTLQQLFQESKLIDEESMPMPIHDDFPSGFANSRLQEIVILTIRFWKIIYRTKELFGCKTLQMLVSGLVLGSIFYNLDQNLVGAQARVGLFAFILTYLLSSTTEALPIFLQEREILMKETSCGSYRVSSYVIANSLVYLPFLLILALLFSTPLYWMVGLKKQFMAFMHFLLLIWLILYTANSVVVCCSALVPNFIIGNSLVCAVIGSCALFSGYFVSKNEIPNYWIEMHYVSLFKYPFEGFLINEFSGSGKCLQYMFGMCLASGEQVLKEEGYGGEGSRRKNLLIMVCFILLYRFISYVILRIRCSQGGGFKKILISR; this is translated from the exons ATGAAGAAACAAGGTTGTGAAATTGAAGCAATAGGCATCAACTACACAATCTATACACAAAAAAGAGATaccccttttaatttttttcgcagaaaccaacatcacaagtgtTCTAGTGGAGTTCAAGAATTGCATGAAGTGAAAGAATTGGAAAAGGGAAATAATCCAAAGGCTACAAGGCATGTGCTTAAGGATGTGAATTGCAGAGCAAAATCAGGTGAAATTTTAGCCATTGTTGGTCCAAGTGGTGCTGGAAAGTCTACTTTTTTAGAAGTTTTAGCAGGCAAGATTGAGCCAGAAAGTGGATCCATTTTTGTGAACCAAAAACCAGTAGATAAAGCAAGGTTCAAGAAGATTTCGGGCTATGTTACACAAAAGGACACTCTATTTCCTCTGTTAACAGTTCAAGAAACTTTAAGTTTTAGTGCAAACCTTAGACTTAAACTTCCTGCTAAAGAATTGAATTCAAGGGTCAAGTGTTTGATTCAAGAACTTGGCTTACAACATGTTGCTGGTGCAAGGATTGGTGATGATCGAATTCGAGGGATTTCAGGTGGTGAAAGGAGGAGAGTTTCCATTGGAGTTGAACTAATCCATGACCCTGGAGTCTTGATTCTTGATGAGCCAACTTCAG GTCTTGACAGTACTTCAGCATTGCAGATCATTGACATGCTTAAAACCATGGCTGTTACTCGTGGTAGAACGATAATTCTTAGTATTCATCAGCCATGTTTCAGGATCATGAAGTTGTTCAATTCCATCCTACTTTTGGCTAATGGTGCAATCTTGCATCATGGAACCATTGAACAACTTAGTTTAAGGTTGATCCTAATGGGATTACAACTTCCCCTTCATGTTAACATCCTGGAATTCGCCATCGAATCGATCGATATAATCCAGAAACAAAGCCACACATTGCTGCCTCAATCAACACTCATGATAAAGAATTCAG CATTTGCAGGTAAGTTCACTTTGCAGCAACTTTTTCAAGAATCTAAGCTAATTGATGAAGAGTCTATGCCTATGCCTATCCATGATGATTTCCCAAGTGGTTTTGCAAATTCAAGATTGCAAGAGATTGTGATTCTTACTATAAGATTTTGGAAAATCATATACAGAACAAAGGAGCTTTTTGGTTGTAAGACACTACAAATGTTAGTCTCAGGGCTTGTGTTAGGATCGATATTTTACAATCTTGACCAAAATTTAGTTGGAGCACAAGCAAGGGTAGGCCTATTTGCCTTCATCTTGACATATTTGTTGTCAAGCACAACAGAAGCATTACCAATATTCTTGCAAGAAAGGGAAATACTAATGAAAGAAACTTCTTGTGGGAGCTATAGAGTTTCATCATATGTCATAGCAAACAGCCTTGTCTACTTGCCATTTTTGCTCATTCTCGCATTGCTTTTTTCAACCCCATTATACTGGATGGTTGGTTTGAAAAAGCAGTTTATGGCATTCATGCACTTTTTGCTACTAATTTGGCTGATTTTATACACAGCAAACTCAGTTGTTGTTTGCTGTAGTGCCTTAGTACCAAATTTCATCATTGGGAACTCATTGGTTTGTGCTGTGATCGGATCATGTGCTTTGTTCTCTGGATACTTTGTTTCAAAAAATGAGATTCCAAATTATTGGATTGAGATGCATTATGTGTCACTTTTTAAGTACCCTTTTGAAGGGTTCTTGATTAATGAGTTTTCTGGTTCTGGAAAGTGCTTGCAATACATGTTTGGGATGTGTTTGGCTAGTGGTGAACAAGTGCTTAAAGAAGAAGGATATGGTGGTGAAGGAAGTAGAAGGAAGAATTTGCTCATTATGGTTTGTTTTATCTTGCTTTACAGGTTCATTTCTTATGTAATTCTTAGAATTAGATGTTCTCAAGGAGGAGGATTCAAAAAGATCCTCATTTCAAGATGA
- the LOC132067978 gene encoding uncharacterized protein At1g10890: MGRSISRSPSYSHRRRSSRRSRRDRSRSPYSTRRKSRSGTPHRRRSRSPARRKRSRSPTTRRHRRQRSHSSSVSPIPKSRSPSLTSTERKSAAEKLKKEEEEKKRLQLEAELKQLEEETAKRLEEEIRKRVEEKLSSEEVKLEIERRIEEGHRKLFEDVEIQLEKEKQAALTEARLKEEKARKEREELDKMLEENRRRVQEAQRREALEAQRKEEERLRELELIQRQKEEAALRKKLEEENMMKLSSKNKSRPNSIGL, from the exons ATGGGACGGAGTATATCGCGGTCGCCGTCGTATTCTCACCGCCGCCGCAGCAGCCGCCGGAGCCGCCGTGATCGAAGCCGCTCACCCTATTCCACCAG GAGAAAGAGTCGCTCTGGTACCCCTCACCGCCGTCGGAGCCGTTCACCTGCAAGGCGCAAAAGAAGCCGGTCCCCGACGACTAGGCGTCACAGGAGACAACGAAGTCACAGTTCCTCGGTGTCTCCTATACCCAAGTCACGAAGTCCTAGTCTTACATCCACTGAACGTAAAAGTGCTgctgaaaaattgaaaaaagaagaagaagaaaagaaaag GCTACAGCTAGAGGCAGAACTCAAGCAATTAGAAGAGGAAACTGCAAAGAGATTGGAGGAAGAAATAAGGAAAAGGGTAGAGGAAAAGTTGAGTTCAGAGGAAGTTAAGCTGGAAATAGAGAGACGAATAGAAGAAGGTCATAGAAAACtgtttgaagatgtggagattcaacttgaaaaagaaaagcaagCTGCTCTTACCGAGGCAAGGCTAAAAGAA GAAAAAGCacgaaaagaaagagaggagctAGACAAAATGCTTGAGGAAAATCGCAGGAGGGTACAAGAGGCTCAAAGGAGAGAGGCTCTCGAGGCGCAGCGAAAAGAGGAAGAACGACTTCGGGAGTTAGAGCTCATTCAAAGACAAAAGGAGGAGGCTGCTCTAAGGAAAAAACtggaggaagaaaatatgatgaagctatcaagcaaaaataaatcgagGCCCAACTCGATTGGTCTATAA